In the Bacteroidota bacterium genome, TTGTCTGTCGGCATCATTAAATTTATCTATAACATTAATAATTGCAGATTTTCTTTTTTTAATATTCGGATGTGTACTTTCTTCATCATCATAATCCTCTTCAGCAGTTATTGATGCGAGTGTATCTAAAAAATAATTATCCGGCAAAACATATAAATCATCATTAAAATAATTTTTAGGGAAAGTAACTTCATCAAATGGTAAGTAGGAATATAACAGCACATCAAAAACGCCTTCAATTGCAGCAACACTATATTTTGTCTTTTTAAAATATTCCATTCCTTTTACATCTGCTTCCGTTTCCAGGTCTTTGGAATATCTGAATTTTTCCAAGTCTACTTCATCATTATCCAAACTTGCATAAACACCGATTCCGCGATCAATTTTCCGGTTTTCCACAAAATTGTCAATTGCGTGTTTTTCATAGTAGTGTACAAATTCATGGCATAAGATAAATGCTATCTGGGCCTCATTTTGAACCTGTGCAATTAAACCCGTTGTTACCAGAATAATTCCGTTATCAGCAGTAAAGGCATTTACATCATTCGATAATAAGGTATATATCCGAATCTCATCTGCCAGTTGTGGATTACTGCTCAAAATTTCATCTTTTATTTTGTTGAGATAATTCGTTACAGGGTCGCCAAACACTACGCGGCCACTGTGTAACATCTCGTCAATAATAAAATTCGACTCCAGTAAAAAATTCTGTTTATCCTGAATTTCTTTTTTATTACTGCCTTCTAATGTTGCAATATAATCAAAATATTTTTCTGATGATAATCGTGTAAAATCTTCAGGTATTTTGCCGGCAGATTGCAGGGTTTTGAAATGTAAAAAATCAATGTCCTGAGCTGAAACCTGCGTTTGTAGTAATACGCTTGTGATGATGAGGATTAAAAATATACGCATAATTTTTGTGCTATTGTGTTTTTTGATTATTAAGTGCTTTGAGCCCGATTTTAATGCCCGCATGAAAAAGTGGAACGGTTTGAATGGATTCAGTTTGAGTGCCTAAAGAAAACATATCTGAATGATAATTATATCCATAACTGTTAACAGTTGTATTTTTAAAACGCACCTGAATGCCGAAACCAACAAAACCGTTTATTTCAAAAACTTCTCTCGGTAAAATATTATATCCGATTTTCCACGACAAATTAACGGCTTGCATGCGCTCGGTAATATTAAACAACTTACCTTTTTCTGTTTCATCTTCAAAATCGAGACTGTCATAACCTAAAATGCGGTAACCCAATTCAATTTGATTATAATCGGTGCGCAACGGATTGGAACCTCGCGGAACAACCGATAACAGTGATGTTTTTATAAACGGCCCCGAGTAATAAAAAGTGCCACTCTTAAATATGTTTTCGTAAATACTACTCGTTATGGAGTTTTCAATATTGGCAGTATACCCAAGATTAATATCAGCAGCCCATTCATCGGCAAAACGATATTGAACACCGGCATTATACTCTCCAATCAAAAAATTAAACGGAATGAGATAGATGAATAGTTTTTTATAAAGGAGCGCTTCTATCATTGGTGTACAAATCTATCAAATTGTCAGTAAAGTGACGAGTTTTGGCAGTTTTTATTGATATTGACAGTCATTTTTAGCGGGGGCATGACAATTGAGTGCTAATTTTACCACAGGCATAATACGTGTATGCCATAACGTTACAAAAGGAAAAAATGAGAGAATTTGGATTTGACGATAACTTTTTGTCCTCGATGATGGAGGAAGATGTTGAGTTTTTGCCGTTATTATCACTTGAGGAAGACGATGATCAGACTAAAATCGACTACCCGGAAGTAATTGCAGTGATGCCTTTGCGCAACACCGTGTTGTTTCCCGGAGTTGTTCTGCCCATAACCGTAGGTCGCGAAAAATCTATAAAAGCTATTCAAACTGCTTTTAAGGGAAATAAACTGATTGGCGTTGTAGCGCAGCGCGATGGCAATATTGAAGATCCGGATACCAGTCAGCTGTATACCACCGGTGTAATTGCTAAAGTAATAAAGCAGATTAAAATGCCGGATGGCAGCACAACGGTGATTATTCAGGGTAAAAAACGATTTGCCGTTAATAAATTTACTGCTGAAAATCCTTACCTGCAGGCAAGTGTTACCTTATTGGAAGACAATACCAAAGGCGACAAAAAGGAATTTAATGCCATTGTTTCAGCAATTAAAGATCTTGCATCTAATATTGTTAAAATTTCACCCAATATTCCACAGGAAGCGAATGTGGTATTGAAAAATATCAACAGTCCGGTTTTTTTAATGCATTTTGTTTCTTCGAATTTGCAAATTGATGTTGCCGACAAACAAAAATTACTGGAAACCGACGACCTTTATTTGCGTGCGCAGCAAGTGCTTAATTTTTTGAATAATGAGTTACAAATGCTGGAACTCAAAAATAAAATTCAAAATAAAGTGCGCACCGATTTGGATAAACAACAACGTGAATATTTTTTGAATCAGCAATTGCGTACTATTCAGGAAGAACTCGGTGGCAGTGGTCAGGATGAAGATATTAAACGCTACAAGTTAAGAGCAACAGAAAAAAAATGGTCGAAAACGGTACAGGATGTTTTCACGAAAGAAATTGAAAAACTGCAACGCCTTAATCCAAATGCTGCTGAATTTGGTGTAATTACCAATTACATCGAAATGTTACTCGAATTACCATGGAATGAATATACCAAAGATAATTTCGATTTAAAACATGCAAAAACTGTTTTAGATGAGGATCATTTTGGTTTAGATAAAATTAAAGACCGCTTAATAGAATACCTTGCTGTATTAAAATTAAAAGGTGATTTAAAATCGCCGATTTTATGTCTGGTTGGCCCTCCGGGTGTTGGTAAAACTTCCCTCGGACAGTCCATTGCACGGGCTTTAGAGCGAAAATACGTGCGCATGAGTTTGGGTGGATTACATGATGAAAGTGAAATTCGCGGTCACCGTAAAACATATATTGGTGCAATGCCGGGACGTGTTGTGCAATCGATAAAACGTGTGAAATCATCGAACCCTGTTTTTATTTTAGATGAAATAGATAAAGTTGGTACCGATTTTCGCGGCGATCCTTCAAGTGCATTACTCGAAGTACTCGACCCGGAACAAAATGGTACTTTTTACGATAATTATTTAGAACTGGAATACGATTTATCGAAAGTATTATTTATTGCAACGGCAAATAATATTAATACCATACAACCTGCTTTACGCGACAGGATGGAAATTATTTATTTGAGTGGATATTCCACTGAAGAAAAAGTAGAAATCGGAAAACGCCATCTTGTTCCAAAACAAAAAAAGGAACATGGATTAAAATTGCGTGATGTAACATTAAATGACCCAATTTTAACACAGATCATCGAAAATTATACACGCGAAAGTGGCGTGCGTGATTTCGACCGCCAAATTGCATCCGTTATGCGCCGTATTGCAAAATATGTTGCTACAAACGAAAAATACAACAAGACATTAAAAGCTTCAGAAATAGAATCCGTTTTAGGACCTGCCAAATTTGATAAAGAAAGTATTTTTAATACCCAAGTTCCGGGTGTTGTTGTTGGACTTGCGTGGACGCCTGTTGGTGGAGATATTTTATTTATTGAAACTTCATTAAGCAAAGGCAAAGGCACATTACAATTAACAGGTAATTTGGGTGATGTAATGAAAGAATCTGCTTCAACAGCACTTACTTTCTTAAAATCGCATGCTGATTTACTGGATTTGTCGCCGGATATTTTTGAACAAACTGCCATTCACGTGCATGTGCCCGAAGGAGCCATTCCTAAAGATGGTCCAAGTGCCGGTATCACGATGTTAACCAGTCTGGCTTCAGCTTTCACCGGCCGAAAAGTGAAATCGTATCTGGCAATGACCGGTGAGATTACGCTACGCGGGAAGGTATTACCTGTTGGCGGCATCAAAGAAAAAGTGCTTGCTGCTAAACGGTCAGGGGTTAAGGACATTATTATGTGTATCAAAAACAAAAAGGATGTTGCTGAAATCAACCCTTTATTTATAAAAGGTATTCGCTTCCATTATGTTGAAGATATGATGGATGTGCTCAAACTGGCGCTTGAAAAACCGGTAGCAGTTAAAAAAGCTGCAAAATCGGCTAAATAAGCCTGTTTTGATTAATTTGAATTATTTTCGTCCCGCAAAATTTTTTGCGGGATTTTTCGTTAAGGAACCAACCTGATGCTGATGCGCTTTTTTTATTTTGTGTTGTTAACCTGCTCCTTATCCAATGTTTTCGGGCAGTTCGGAGGAAGTTATACTTATGCTTATCTCAATTTACCACCTTCGGCGCGTATCAGTGGCTTAAGCGGCCTAAACATTACCACTTTCGATCAGGATGTGAATTTCGGCTTCCAGAATCCGGCTTTGTTAAATGCTAAAATGGACGGACAATTGAGTGCGAGCCAGGCATTTTTGCCTTCAGGAATCAGTAACTCTTATGCTTCCTTCGGAAAACACCTTGATAAATGGAATGCGACACTGGGTGGAGGCATATTGTATCGCTCTTACGGCGTTTTTGCACTTACTGATGTAAATGGCGACAGAATTGGCAGTTTTAAAGCGAAAGAATATGCTGCTAATTTGGGTATTGGTTACGGAACGGGAAAACTGCGTTACGGTGCCAATATGAAATTATTATATAGTAACCTGGAATCATATAGTTCGTTTGGAATTGCTGCTGATTTAGGTGCAGTTTATATTGATACCAGCCATCTGCTCACCATGGGATTGGTATTCCGCAATATTGGTACAGAAATAAAACCATTTGTAAATAGTAATTACGAAGAATTGCCCTTTGAAATTGATTTTGGTATTTCAAAACGGTTGCGACATTTACCGTTGCAATTAAGTTTTACCTTGCATGATTTACAAACATTTGATATTAGATACGACGATCCAAATGCAGCACAGGCAGTAAATATTTTTGGTGCTGATTCTACTGCAGAAAATAAAAATTACACGGTTGATAAAATTGCACAACATCTCAATATTGCAGGTGAATTTTATTTTGGCAAAAGTGTAATGGCACGAATTGGTTACGACCATATGACCAGAAAAGAAATGTCGGTGGAAACACGTCGCGGACTTACCGGATTTTCGATGGGTTTCGGAATTAAAATCAACAAATACAGCATCGACTACGGTCATGAATTTTATTCACTCGCCGGAGGTAGTCATCATATTACAATTGCCGCGAATCTCAATCAGTTTTTTAAGTAGACATTTTGTATTTGATATAACATTCTATAATTTTTTTGGGTAGATGGTATTAGGAGTAATATTTACTTCAGAATGTTTAATTTAGCCCTGTGAAAAAAATATTGATTGCCATTGACGGGTATGCAGCATGCGGTAAAAGCACGCTTGCAAAGCAACTGGCAGCTCATTTACATTATTTGTTTTTAGATACCGGCGCCATGTACCGCGCAGTTACATTATATCTGCTGGAAAATAATATTAACTGGTTAGATGCTGCTGCTTTAGATGAAGCTTTAAATAATATTTCAATTGCATTTCAGCGCAACGAAGATGGTAAAATAATTACATTTTTAAATGGTGATGATGTAGAAGACGCTATTCGTTCGATGCAGGTTTCCAATAAGGTTAGTGAAGTTGCAGCCGTTAGTGCTATACGTAAATTTTTAGTGCAACAGCAACAGGAAATCGGTAAAGAAAAAGGTATTGTTATGGATGGAAGAGATATCGGAACAGTAGTATTTCCACACGCCGAATTAAAATTATTTGTCACTGCCGATATGGATACCCGTGTGCAACGAAGGTTATTGGAATTACAATCAAATGATATACCGGTAAGTGAACAAGATATCCGCGATAATTTAATTAAACGCGATAAAGAAGAAACAACAAGAACCGATAGTCCCTTAATGCAGGCGAAAGATGCCATTTTAATTGATAATACCAACCTGACACCCGAAGAACAATTTACCTTTGTATTAAAATTAGTTGAAGCAAAATTGAAATAAAATTATGTCGGAGATAGGAGTAATTTTTTTATTAATCATCAGAGTTTTAGCGGCTAATTATTGTACAAGTAGAGCCCGGTTATTAAATCGTAATGTTGTCGGTTGGGGGATATTTGGTTTTGTTTCACCGTTACTTGCCTGTTTATGGATTAAGGGATTACGAACAAAAACGAATCAGACTGCATATGATGATGCCAGTCGACCATTCGATCAAATGTAAGTTTTTTTCAGATAAAAGCTTTATATTCAATTAGATGTATATTTAAATAATATTAATATGTATCAATTTTCACTTTTCTACAGCTATTTTTATCTTTGATGTATGAAAATGCACACATTCATAGTTATGTTGCTCATTTTGAGCAGCGTAGGTAATCTTTCTGCACAACGTGTATCACGTCATACAACACCTTCAGGAAGTGTTTATCCGGATGTATCGATTACCAACCTGATTACCATGTTAAATATTAATCTGGTGGACTGGGAACGCAACATGAAATTAATTTCAGATGTGCGTGATGATTTTGGAGATTTAGGTATTCAGTATACCATCGAAAACAAAACAGGAACCGCTGATGGATATTGTTTTACTACCAAAAAGAAAACCGAATATGAATTAATTTATCAGTTGGGCACAAATAACACTTCCATTTTTACTGATTTTATGAAAGAGATAAAAAAGTATTATGTAAAAGATCAGGATGGATATCAGATTTATCAGTACAAACACGTAGATGATATCACTTATATTTTTGTTGTAAAACAGGATGGGGGAGAAGAGTATGTGCGTGTTTATATAAATCCGTGATAATTTGTTTTTTTAATTACAGATTAACGCGCATAGCTATTTAAAATAAATAACTCACACTTAGCGTATAATCGGTGTTTTTCATGCCTCCGAAGGATATTGAGCAAAAGTAATAGGGCGAAGGTTCTGCAAAAGAAAGATACCCACCAAAATTGGCATCTGCTTTTAGCACAATACTATTTTTGTAAGTAAACGAAATGCCGGTATTTATCTGACTGTTAAAGTGATTAACAGGGTAGCCTACGGTTAAAGGATTTTGACTTGTTGTATTTTGAAAATCGTATGCATCTACTTGGCTATCTGTGATGGAAGTTTCAATATAACTTCCATTTAAAATATAATTCTGATTATATCCAACAAAAAGATTAGTAGCGATATTTCCAATATGAAATTGAAATCCAAATGACAACGGAAGGGATATTTTTTGATATAATTGTTCAGTCGTATTTGTTGTAACATAATTAGCCATTTCATCATCAGATACGAACATTCTTCCGGTGCGTATCCATTCAAGTTTTTCACTCGTACTTAAGTACCGCAAACCAACATTAATATTAAAATGTTTTTTAATATCCAGTTGTGAAGTAAAACCAAAAAGTACTGATTTGCCAGGGATATATGAAGTAGTGGTAACGTCAAAAATGCGCGTTTCAGAAGTTGTTTGTTTTAACCCACAAAATGAAAATCCTACTTCAGGTCCCCAATTAAAATTGCTTTGTGCGTTTCCGATAACTGAAGTGCCAATCAAAAAAATAACGTAGAGGAGGAATTTGCGTTGCATAAGGTTTGTTTTGGGCCAATAAATATACAAAAAAACCAACATACTTGTGCAATCGGCACGACCTGTGAATAGTAGCATTCCAGTGAAAAATGGCCTCAAAATGCCTTCTACCCAATAAAAACGCCACTTTTCCTTTAAAAGCCTTATAAAATATCAAAAATCCCGTATCTTTGCCTCCCCTTTGCTCTGCCGTTGAATGACGGATTGCCGGGGCGGGTTCAAACCCGCAGTATTATTCACTTTTACTAAAAAACAAAACCTTGGATAACCAAGAAAATCTGGAGCCTGTAAACTCCGAAACTACAGAATCAACTGAAACAGTAGTTGAAACTGAAAAAAAAGCCCCTGTAACTGTTCTCGCTAAACATGATGATTTTGATTGGAACGTTGACAAACGCAACAAAATTACCTACTCTAAAGACGAGAGCGACAAGTTAGAACTTACCTACGAAGGCACGTTCAAAACATTAAACGACAACGAAATTATCAATGCTACAATTGTAGGGTTAACCGACACCGACGTGATTTTAAACGTGGGTTACAAAAGCGATGGTTTAGTTTCTAAAACTGAATTCCGCGATTTGGAAGACCTGAAAGTAGGCATGGAAGTGGAAGTGTACGTTGTAAGCAAAGAAGATGGCAAAGGTCAGCTGAATTTGAGCCGTAAGAGCGCAAAAATGATGAAGGCCTGGGAACACATTGTTGATGCTTATAAAAATGAAATTATCGTTACCGGAAATATCATCAGCAAAACCAAAGGTGGTCTTATTGTTGAAGTATTTGGTATTGAAACATTTTTACCGGGTTCTCAAATCGACGTTAAACCAATTACTGATTATGATGGTTACGTTGGTAAGAAAATGGAATTCAAAGTTGTTAAAATCAACGAAACCATTAAAAATGCCGTTGTATCGCATAAAGCACTTATTGAAAGCGATATCGAAACTCAACGTCAGGAAATTATCGGTAAATTGGAAAAAGGTCAGGTATTGGAAGGAACTATTAAAAACATTACAGACTTCGGTGCATTTATCGATTTAGGTGGTGTTGATGGTTTATTGTATATCACTGATATTTCATGGGGACGTATCAACCATCCGAACGAGGTGTTGAATATGAACCAGAAATTAAACGTGGTTGTACTTGATTTCGATGATAACAAAAAACGTATATCACTCGGTCTCAAACAACTTACACCACATCCTTGGGAAGTTCTTGATGCAGCTATCCAGGTTGGCAGCGTAGTTAAAGGTAAAATCGTAAATATTGAAGATTACGGTGCATTCCTCGAAATTATGCCTGGTGTTGAAGGTTTAATTCACGTATCAGAAATCACTTGGAGCAATCAGCCAATTAACAGCAAAGAATACTTTACTGTTAATCAGGAATTTGAAGCTAAAGTGGTTACACTTGATCGCGAAGAACGCAAAATGTCGTTATCGATTAAACAATTATCTGAAGATCCTTGGAAGAGCGCTAAAGATAAATATCCTATCAACAGCAAACATTCAGGTCTCGTTAAAAACATTACCAATTACGGTGTGTTTGTTGAGCTTGATGAAAACGTTGGTGGTATGGTTCACATTAGTGACTTAAGCTGGATCAAACGTTTAAATCACCCTTCAGAATTTGTGAAAATTGGTGAACGTTTAGATGTTGTTATTCTCGAAATTGATGAAGACAACAGAAAAATTTCATTAGGTCACAAACAAATTGAAGAAGATCCATGGGATACTTTCGAAAATGTATTCCCAATCGGTTCTATACATGAAGGTACCATCATCCGTAAAGATGAAAAAGGTGCAGTTGTTTCTTTACCTTATGGTTTAGAAGGTTATGCGCCTAACAAACATCTTGAAAAAGCTGATGGCACTACTGCACATGCAGAAGAAATGCTTTCATTTAAAGTAATCGAATTCGATCGCAACGATAAACGTATCCTTGTATCACATTCTAAATTTGTAAAAGATAATACAGATGAAGAAAAACGTGAACAAGTGAAAACTCGTCAGCGTGATGATAAAAAATCGAAAAGCCAGTTAACTAAAGTTCAGAAAAATGTTGAAAAAACAACATTAGGTGAACTCGACGTACTTTCTCAACTGAAAGAGCAAATGGAAAAAGATTCTAAAGGTTCTGCTAAAACTTCTAAAAAAGTTGAAGAAAAATCTGAAGACGTTTCTGATGCTACAGAAGAAACTGCGGAAGATAACGAAGCATAATTTTGTTTTGCTAAAAAAGCCTCACTTCGGTGGGGCTTTTTTTATGTACCAATGTACCGATGTACCAATGTACCAATTGAACAGCCGAATTTGAGCAAGCACTTAATTCCTAGCTCCGTTGGGGTCAATCAATATTGACCCGAGATGAAGTATAATAGAACTTCAGAATTTAGACCTGCATTTAATTCGGAGCTCCCGTTGGGGTCAATCAATATTGACCCGAGATGAAGTACAAAAAGAACTTCAGAATTAGAGTAAGATTTTAATTCGGAGCACCCCTTGGGGTAAAATATTACCAACAACGATTACCTAATTAATTTTCATTTTTCACCCTGCAAATGAATGCCAATTCATTCGCATCGCATCCCAGCGGCGCAGCCGCCCATTAGCTAATCTGCTAATTAGCTAATTTGCTAATTCCTCTTAAATTTGTGTGATAATCGTGAAACTATGGCAATTAATTATTGGCTGATAAAATCGGAACCGGAAACATTTTCTTGGGATGATTTAGTGAAATTGAAATCGGATGCATGGACGGGCGTTCGGAATTATGCGGCGAGAATTCATTTGCGAGCGATGCAAAAAGGCGATTTATGTTTTTTTTATCACAGCGGAAAAGTAAGTGCCGTTGTAGGCATCGCAAAAGTTACCAAAACCGCCTATCCCGACCCAACCGCTACTGAAGGTGAATGGGTTGCAGTTGATGTTGCTGCAGTTAAAAAATTAAAAAAAGAAATTTCATTAAAAGAAATAAAAAAAGACGCTGCTCTCGAAGATATGCCTTTAGTAAGAATTAGCAGATTGTCTGTTTCACCGGTTAATGAGTTTCAGTTTTTTAAAATTCTCGAAATGAGCGGGACTACTTTATAATGTGCTGATGTGCTAATGGAACAGCCGGATTTGAGTCGGCATTTCATTCGGAGCTCTCGTTGGGGTCAATCAATATTGACCCGAGACGAAGTAAAAATAGAACTTCATAATTATAGTAAGATTTTAATTCGGAGCTCTCGTTGGAGTCAATCAATATTGACCCGAGACGAAGTAAAAATAGAACTTCATAATTATAGTAAGATTTTAATTCGGAGCTTATATTTCAATTTTATAAACAGCCGAAACCACAGAGTCCTCAAAGAAACAGCCCGCAGAGTTCACGGAGAATTTTGAGTTGGGTTGGTAATTATTATTTTTTTATTGAACATTTTTTAAATAACAATTAAGAAAAAAAATCATCCACTCATCCACTCATCTTGTTTAAACAATTAATTGTTTAAACCTATAAATCCCTTAGCGCCCTTAGCGGGAAAAAATACAAGAAAAAAACATTTACAAGAAAAAACATATCCCAAACAACACATCCACCCAACAAAACCCTTAGCGCCCTTTGCCCTTCGCGCGCTTAGCGAGAAAAAAACAATAGCGAGAAAAAAACACCTGCAAGAAAACCACATATCACAAAAAAAACACATCCACCAAACAAACAACCTTAGCGCCCTTTGCCCTTCGCGCGCTTTGCGAGAAAAATACACAAGCGAGAAAAAACATTTGCGAGAAAAAAAACATTAGCGAGCAACACCGATTACGATTTTGGTAACATGATGCGAAAGGTAGTTCCCTTCCCTGGCGCGCTTTGTTTCACAAATATTTTCCCTTTATGATAACTCTCCGTAATCCGCTTTGCGAGCGTCAATCCCAATCCCCAGCCTCTTTTTTTCGTGCTGTAACCGGGTTCGAAAACTGTTTTTTGTTTGGAACGTGGAATTCCTTTTCCACTATCCGTCACATCAATCATCACAAACTTATCATCCTGCTCCACCTTAATAATAATATCCCCAATTCCATCAATCGCATCCAATGCATTCTTCAATAAATTTTCAATCACCCAATTAAATAAAATCACATTCATTTTTACCGGCATATCGGGTGCAGGATATTGAAAATCGAAAGTCACTTTTTTTGATGAGCGGCGTTTGATATAATCTATGGAATAATCCAATTCTGTAATCAGATTTTTTTCAGTTAAATCCGGCTGAGAACCCACTTTTGAAAAACGGTCTGCTATTAATTCTAATCGCTGGACATCTTTCCCCATTTCGACAACAATATTTTCTTTGCCTTCCATGGCTGGCGACTGCTCTAAATATTCCACCCACGCCACGAGCGATGAAATTGGTGTTCCTAACTGATGCGCAGTTTCTTTTGCCATACCAACCCAAACCCGGTTTTGTTCCGATTTACGTGCAGTATTAAACAGGGTATAGGCGACAATTAAAAATGCAGCAATAATTAATAATTGCACATAAGGATAATATAACAACTGCTGATATAATACAGAATGTTTGTAATATACATATTGATAAATACCCGAGCTGATTTCCAATTTAATTGGCTCAGCAAAATCTTTCATTTCTTCCAAACGGTGTTGGAGGTAACCGGTATCGGTAGCCACCTTTGCCGTATCTAAATTTAAATAGGCAACAATATTACCATCGTTATCGGTTGAAATAATTGGGACTGTTTTATTTGCTTGAATTAATTCCACAAAAAAACCATAATCTGTAATATCGGTAGCGGTTGCGATGTAGTGATATACATTGGCAATTTGCGTAACTTTTTGTCGTTCCTCAGCAGCAAGTTTGGTGGCTAAATTATCGGTATAAATGAGAGTAGCCGCAACAATAACCAATGCAGTAAGCACCAGCACAATTTTCCAACGGTATTTTCTTTCGTAAATATTCAAGCAGCTATTGGTTATAGGAGAACAAAAATGGTAAAAATTATGGAAAGCAGCGAATCAGGGGTTAACGGGGGTTAAATGGATTTACTGTTCCTCATCTTCAAACTCAATAAATTCAATTTCATCCTCCGATTTTGTTTCCTGTTTTTCCGGTTGCGTATTGGTTTTAAACATTTCCTCTTCAGGGTCTTTTTTAAAGATATCGATAAAACGTTGCTGCTCTAATCCACTATCTTGCAATTTTTGTTTGGCTTCTTTTTTATTGTATTTAATAATCGGATCATTAACAGTACCGGTCATGCTGATAAACACATTTACCCCACCTTCAGTATCCTCTTCGTAATTATCTTTTTGTTTATTTCCACCTAAAAATTTGCGGACCATCATATCGGCCAGACTGAGTTTAAACTGGTAATCAATTACATCATCAAAAGTATGTTTACCACTGATATACATATCGAGTGCTGAGGATTGAATTTGCATTACCGGTAAAGTTATTACACGGTCTTTAATTTCAATTTTATTTTCGAGAGTAGAAAATTTAATATGACGCAATTCACTTATTTTCACGAAACCGGACAATGATTCCAATGGTTTGTAATCAATTAATTCTCCGTTTTCAATTTTCATATCACAAAGGGTATAAATGGATTGTTCATCCAGCACAAAATTTTTATCCCAGCGAATATTCATTTCGTATAA is a window encoding:
- a CDS encoding HAMP domain-containing histidine kinase, with amino-acid sequence MNIYERKYRWKIVLVLTALVIVAATLIYTDNLATKLAAEERQKVTQIANVYHYIATATDITDYGFFVELIQANKTVPIISTDNDGNIVAYLNLDTAKVATDTGYLQHRLEEMKDFAEPIKLEISSGIYQYVYYKHSVLYQQLLYYPYVQLLIIAAFLIVAYTLFNTARKSEQNRVWVGMAKETAHQLGTPISSLVAWVEYLEQSPAMEGKENIVVEMGKDVQRLELIADRFSKVGSQPDLTEKNLITELDYSIDYIKRRSSKKVTFDFQYPAPDMPVKMNVILFNWVIENLLKNALDAIDGIGDIIIKVEQDDKFVMIDVTDSGKGIPRSKQKTVFEPGYSTKKRGWGLGLTLAKRITESYHKGKIFVKQSAPGKGTTFRIMLPKS